A segment of the Phorcysia thermohydrogeniphila genome:
AAAACCCATTTCCTCTAAGGATTTCTGAATCCTTGAATCAAGTTGCTCAAATGTAAACTCCATACTCTTCTCCTCTCCTTAATAAGTCCTTACAAATAAAAAATTGCCACGATTTCCGACGCCGTTTCAGACGGAAACCGTGGCAACCTATTTTAGTTAAATTCCATTAGCTGTTAAAGCCTTTCTACATCTACAGCTTTTAGACCCTTATCGCTCTCCATAACGTTGAAGGAAACCCTTTCTCCTTCCTCAAGGGTCCTAAAGCCTGTTCCGGAAATACCGGTGTAGTGGACAAATACGTCCTGTCCGTTGTCGGCCGTAATAAAGCCGTAACCCTTCTTTGAGTCAAACCACTTCACTGTTCCTGTGAGCTTCTCCATGCGTCTTACCTCTCCAAAAGTTTCTTTAAAAATTAAAAAGCCCCAGAAGGCAGAAACGGCATGCCCTCTGGGGCTTTCTGCCTTCAACTATCTGCTACTACCCCAACTTATGCCCGCCGCTCCGTTTGTCAAGGCTTTCTTCTTATCATTTCTTCGTAAGAGAGAGACCGAAGTATTCTGAACA
Coding sequences within it:
- a CDS encoding cold-shock protein; the encoded protein is MEKLTGTVKWFDSKKGYGFITADNGQDVFVHYTGISGTGFRTLEEGERVSFNVMESDKGLKAVDVERL